The proteins below are encoded in one region of Acidithiobacillus ferrooxidans ATCC 23270:
- the pstS gene encoding phosphate ABC transporter substrate-binding protein PstS: MKIKGVAFVLGVMSLGVAGLAQAETISAAGGTAIYPVLSKWAETYKQKTGIMVNYQAIGSGGGIAQIKAKTVAFANSDMPLQPEYLNKDQLVQFPAVIIGITPVVNVPGIKPGELTFNGAVLTGIYLGKIKKWNDAAIADLNKGVHLPDMNITVVHRSDGSGTTFNFTNYLAKVSPEWKQRVGDNTAVSWPVGVGGKGNAGVAAYVQRIPGAIGYVEYAYAKENHMAYGKMINAAGKVVAPDLATFQAAAANADFTKVEDFYVILTNQPGAQSWPISAATYILMRQDAHKTVNAGVLKFARWFLTAPQAQAEARGLDYVPLPKTTVTQIEAYWKRNLGQ, translated from the coding sequence CCATTTCCGCCGCAGGCGGCACAGCCATTTATCCCGTCCTGTCCAAATGGGCGGAAACTTACAAACAGAAAACCGGCATCATGGTGAATTATCAGGCCATCGGTTCCGGTGGCGGGATTGCCCAAATCAAGGCCAAAACCGTCGCTTTCGCCAACAGCGACATGCCTCTCCAGCCTGAATATCTCAACAAAGACCAGCTCGTCCAGTTTCCGGCTGTGATTATTGGCATTACCCCCGTCGTGAATGTCCCCGGTATAAAGCCCGGTGAACTGACCTTCAACGGCGCCGTACTCACCGGTATTTATCTGGGCAAGATCAAGAAATGGAACGACGCGGCCATTGCCGACCTCAATAAGGGCGTTCATCTGCCGGATATGAATATCACGGTGGTCCATCGTTCTGACGGTTCCGGAACCACCTTCAACTTTACCAATTATCTGGCCAAGGTCAGCCCGGAATGGAAGCAACGGGTGGGCGATAACACGGCTGTTTCCTGGCCCGTCGGTGTGGGTGGCAAGGGCAATGCGGGCGTCGCCGCATATGTACAGCGGATTCCTGGAGCCATCGGCTACGTGGAATATGCCTACGCCAAGGAAAATCACATGGCTTACGGCAAAATGATCAATGCTGCGGGCAAGGTGGTGGCCCCTGATCTGGCTACTTTCCAGGCCGCCGCGGCAAATGCGGATTTTACCAAGGTAGAGGATTTCTACGTGATTCTCACCAACCAGCCGGGTGCCCAGAGTTGGCCCATTTCCGCTGCGACTTACATCCTGATGCGCCAGGATGCCCATAAGACGGTCAATGCGGGAGTCCTGAAGTTTGCACGCTGGTTCCTGACAGCCCCGCAGGCGCAAGCGGAAGCCAGGGGCCTGGATTATGTGCCATTACCAAAAACTACGGTGACGCAGATTGAGGCGTACTGGAAAAGGAATCTGGGCCAGTGA